The genomic interval TATTAAAGACTAAAAGTTTTAAGGTTGTATTGATTTTACTCGCAATTGCTCTAATTGCTGCAGGGTATCTTTCATTTGGAGCAAAGGATACATCTGCACAGGAGAAAAAGATTTACAAAGGCACTGTATATTCTGCCACAAGGGGCGGCCATCTGGTATTTACTACTATTACCATTGACTCAAATAGAGAAATGATATCGGGAAGTGTTGCGGGAAGAATGCCTATACCTAATCACGAACAAGCAGATGCTATCGAGATGTCACCAGATCAGAAGTATATTTATTATCCGACATGGGATACGAGCACGCTTTATGTCATTGATATAACAAATAGAACAAATCCAAAAGTAGTAACAGAAAAAAAGATTTTTGACAAACCAACAAGACACTGTGGAAGCCATTGGGGACCTGATGGAAAACTTTATTTCAGTTCAATGTCACAGGGAGATGTGCATGTCTTTGATATAAAAAATCCGATAGATCCTAAACTCATGGACAGGCTTTACAAGACTACATATCTCTGTGGTGTTCAGGTGCTGGAAAATGGCAAGTATGTCTGGACATCGGATATGAAGGACCATAAGATTTATGTTTATGATGCAAAGACAGGCAATAGAATAAAAGAGATAGGGACAGGCAGAAAGGAATTTTTGCACAGGGCAAGATTAAGCCCTGATGGGAAATTGCTTTATCAGGCATCAACAGGAGCGGTGGCAGGTCAGCCTGCTGATGGCAGATTTTATATTGTAGATACAAAGGCAATGAAGATTAAAGACACAGTTGTATTTGGAGAAGATTACGATGTTCATGATGTGGCTACCACTCCTGATGGAAAGTATGCAATTGCAGCAGTAAGACGCGTGCCTCCAACTGAATACAAAGACTCTGAGTATATTGTTGTAAATCTTCAGACCAAGAAGGTACTCGGCAGCATCTCAATGTGTAAATCATGCCATGCATCATATGGTGTTAATCCAGAGGCTAAATCAGGAAGAGAGGTATTTATTTGCGGCATTCAGATTGCATGGGAAAAGTAGTCTCATAAAACCCTCCCTGTGCAAGACAGCCCGCCCTCAGGCGGGCTGTCTTTAAAATAAATTTTATGTTATTATTCTAAAAAAGAAAAATGGGCACAGAAAAGTTTCTGACTTTTTGGGATAAAGGTAATGAACATATTTTATCTCGCATTTAAGAATATAAGAAGAAAGACATTCAGAAGTATTGCCCTTATTCTCTGTGTTGCAATTGTTTCCGGGCTGCTTTTTGCTGGCTCTATAAGTATGAAAGGTATTTTGACAAGTGTAAGCCTTGGAGCAAAAAGACTCGGTGCAGATCTTATGGTCGTACCAAAAGGTTATGAGGAAAATATCCGTTCTACTATTATCGCAGGCAAGCCTTCTACACTTTATATGTCGTATGATGTAGTAAATAAAATCAAAAATATTAAAGGCGTAAAACAGGTATCACCGCAGTTGTTTTTGAAGTCAACCACATATCCTTGTTGTACAGATGTTGATGTAATGCTTATAGCATTTGATCCAATGTCTGATTTCACTATAGGGCCATGGCTCAAACAGGCAATCAGCAGACAACTTAGAAAAGATGAGATTATCATCGGCAGATCTATTCCTGTTGCAATAGGTGATAAGATGACATTTTACGGCAAACAACTTACTGTCGTAGGAGATCTTTCTGAGACAGGATTTGATTATATTGATAGAGGGGTCTTTATGACATTTGAGACCGCCCGTGATATGATAGTACATTCAAAAGAAAAGGCAGTAGAACCTTTAAAAATTGCTGAAGACTCTATTTCAACAGTCTTGGTTCAACTCGACCCATCCATATCTGCTGAAAGGGCTACAATCTATGTAGAGTATGAAGTGCCTGATGTCAAGGCAATTGCCTCAGAAGATGTTGTTGGAACTGTAAAAAGACAGTTGCTTGTGCTTTTGAAGGTGCTTGTCGGAGCAGGCATTGTTTTATGGGCAATTACTGTTGTTATGATTACAGTTGTATTTTCGATGATTGTTAATGAGAGGCAGAGAGAACTGGGTATCCTTCGTTCGTTAGGTGCAGAGAGCATGTCGATTTTTTCCTTGATAACACTGGAGGCCATCATAATTTCAGTAATCGGAGGAATCACAGGTATTGCAGCAGGGGGTGGCATCCTTTATTTATTGAAAAAACCTGTCATGACTGCTTTTAAACTTCCTTATTTATGGCCGGGCAGTGAATTTGTTATCTTTGCAGCAATAGCAACGATACTGATTTCAACAATAACAGGAATGGTTGCTGTATTTTATCCTGCCTTTAGATGCAGCCGCATGGAACCATACGAGGCAATAAGAAAAGGCGAATAGCCCTTTACCCTTGAACTCATTTTATGATATTCTAATTAACTCATTGCAGTAATGCCTTCGGCGAAAACGCCTTCGGCGATTCAAAGTTCAAAGTTCAAAGTGAGGAACAAAATTATGAAAATGACAGGTGCTGAGATAATAATTGAGTCATTAAAGAGAGAAGGTGTCAAATATATTTTTGGATACCCCGGTGGTGTTATCCTCAACATTTTTGATCTCCTTTATGATGATAAGGACTTGAAACTGATCCTCACAAGACATGAACAAGGTGCTGTACATGCAGCAGATGGCTATGCGAGATCAACAGGAAAGCCGGGTGTTGTGCTTGTAACATCAGGTCCAGGCGCTACAAATACTGTTACAGGTATAGCAACTGCTTCTATGGATTCAGTTCCGCTTGTTGTATTGACAGGACAGGTGCCGACAATGCTTATTGGTAACGATGCCTTTCAAGAGGCAGATATT from Dissulfurispira thermophila carries:
- a CDS encoding YncE family protein; the encoded protein is MKLLKTKSFKVVLILLAIALIAAGYLSFGAKDTSAQEKKIYKGTVYSATRGGHLVFTTITIDSNREMISGSVAGRMPIPNHEQADAIEMSPDQKYIYYPTWDTSTLYVIDITNRTNPKVVTEKKIFDKPTRHCGSHWGPDGKLYFSSMSQGDVHVFDIKNPIDPKLMDRLYKTTYLCGVQVLENGKYVWTSDMKDHKIYVYDAKTGNRIKEIGTGRKEFLHRARLSPDGKLLYQASTGAVAGQPADGRFYIVDTKAMKIKDTVVFGEDYDVHDVATTPDGKYAIAAVRRVPPTEYKDSEYIVVNLQTKKVLGSISMCKSCHASYGVNPEAKSGREVFICGIQIAWEK
- a CDS encoding ABC transporter permease, with amino-acid sequence MNIFYLAFKNIRRKTFRSIALILCVAIVSGLLFAGSISMKGILTSVSLGAKRLGADLMVVPKGYEENIRSTIIAGKPSTLYMSYDVVNKIKNIKGVKQVSPQLFLKSTTYPCCTDVDVMLIAFDPMSDFTIGPWLKQAISRQLRKDEIIIGRSIPVAIGDKMTFYGKQLTVVGDLSETGFDYIDRGVFMTFETARDMIVHSKEKAVEPLKIAEDSISTVLVQLDPSISAERATIYVEYEVPDVKAIASEDVVGTVKRQLLVLLKVLVGAGIVLWAITVVMITVVFSMIVNERQRELGILRSLGAESMSIFSLITLEAIIISVIGGITGIAAGGGILYLLKKPVMTAFKLPYLWPGSEFVIFAAIATILISTITGMVAVFYPAFRCSRMEPYEAIRKGE